From the genome of Mycobacterium dioxanotrophicus, one region includes:
- a CDS encoding glucose-6-phosphate dehydrogenase assembly protein OpcA produces MIVDLSDTTTAKVSKELSTLREQGGVIALSRVLTLVVITRSGFEEDAIEAANEASREHPCRIIVLSDGGASAPNRLDAQIRVGGDAGASEVIILRGYGELAAEGESLVAGLLLPDAPIVAWWPHGAPDNVGETSIGRIAHRRITDSANEGEPQVALERIRNTYKAGDTDLAWTRLTKWRIQLAAALDHVDASPITAVTVEGASDSASTLLLAAWLKLSLKVPVTVVAERAGIGIHSVRLHRDAGDIQLVRPDRAVAELTQPGQPVQRISLPRPTLQDCLAEELRRLDPDEVFGETVRSLGSFPVQQKAS; encoded by the coding sequence ATGATCGTAGATCTTTCGGACACCACCACCGCGAAGGTTTCCAAGGAGCTCAGCACCCTGCGAGAGCAAGGGGGTGTGATCGCGCTGAGCCGCGTACTGACCCTCGTGGTGATCACCCGGTCCGGGTTCGAAGAGGACGCCATCGAAGCCGCCAACGAAGCCAGCCGGGAACACCCGTGCCGGATCATCGTCCTCAGCGACGGCGGTGCTTCTGCGCCGAACCGGCTGGACGCCCAGATCCGGGTGGGCGGAGACGCAGGCGCCTCCGAAGTCATCATCCTGCGCGGGTACGGGGAACTGGCCGCCGAAGGCGAGTCCTTGGTCGCCGGGCTGTTGCTGCCCGATGCACCGATCGTGGCCTGGTGGCCGCACGGTGCGCCGGACAACGTCGGGGAGACCTCGATCGGGCGCATCGCGCACCGCCGGATCACCGACTCGGCCAACGAGGGCGAACCCCAGGTGGCGTTGGAGCGCATTCGCAACACCTACAAGGCCGGCGACACCGATCTCGCCTGGACCCGCCTGACCAAGTGGCGGATCCAGTTGGCGGCGGCGCTGGACCATGTGGATGCCTCGCCCATCACCGCCGTCACCGTCGAGGGCGCCTCGGACTCGGCGAGCACCCTGCTGCTTGCGGCGTGGCTCAAGCTGTCCCTGAAGGTTCCGGTCACCGTCGTGGCCGAGCGTGCAGGCATCGGTATCCATAGCGTGCGCCTGCACCGTGACGCCGGCGACATCCAGTTGGTCCGGCCGGATCGCGCGGTGGCCGAACTGACCCAGCCGGGACAACCCGTGCAGCGGATCTCTCTGCCGCGCCCCACCCTCCAGGACTGCCTCGCCGAAGAACTCCGCCGCCTCGACCCCGACGAGGTCTTCGGCGAAACGGTCCGCAGCCTCGGATCTTTCCCGGTGCAGCAGAAAGCGTCGTGA
- the fbaA gene encoding class II fructose-bisphosphate aldolase produces the protein MPIATPEIYSEMLDRAKSGGFAYPAVNVTSSQTLNAALRGFADAESDGILQITTGGSAYWSGASAKNMVVGSLAFAAFAREVAKQYNVNIALHTDHCPKDKLDGFVLPLLAASEEEVKAGRNPLFNSHMWDGSAETLEENLRIARELLPRTAAAKMVLEVEIGTVGGEEDGVENAINDKLYTTVDDALATIDALGAGENGRYITALTFGNVHGVYKPGGVKLRPEILKDIQEQVGAKIGKVKPFDLVFHGGSGSSEQEIADAVSYGTIKMNIDTDTQYAYTRPVADHMLKNYDGVVKVDGEIGNKKTYDPRVWGAKAEAGMAARLVEATQQLGSAGKTF, from the coding sequence ATGCCCATTGCAACACCAGAGATCTACTCCGAGATGCTCGACCGTGCGAAGTCGGGCGGCTTCGCGTACCCGGCCGTGAACGTCACGTCCTCGCAGACGTTGAACGCGGCCCTTCGTGGCTTCGCCGACGCTGAGTCGGACGGCATTCTCCAGATCACCACGGGCGGTTCTGCCTACTGGTCGGGCGCCTCGGCCAAGAACATGGTGGTCGGTTCCCTCGCATTCGCGGCTTTCGCCCGCGAGGTCGCCAAGCAGTACAACGTGAACATCGCGCTGCACACCGACCACTGCCCCAAGGACAAGCTGGACGGTTTCGTGCTGCCCCTGCTGGCCGCCTCTGAGGAAGAGGTCAAGGCCGGTCGTAATCCGCTGTTCAACTCGCACATGTGGGACGGCTCCGCCGAGACCCTTGAGGAGAACCTGCGGATCGCCCGCGAGCTGCTCCCGCGTACCGCGGCCGCCAAGATGGTGCTCGAAGTGGAGATCGGCACCGTCGGTGGTGAGGAAGACGGCGTCGAGAACGCCATCAACGACAAGCTCTACACCACGGTCGACGATGCGCTGGCGACGATCGACGCCCTCGGCGCAGGCGAGAACGGCCGCTACATCACGGCTCTCACCTTCGGCAACGTGCACGGTGTGTACAAGCCGGGTGGCGTCAAGCTGCGCCCGGAGATCCTGAAGGACATCCAGGAGCAGGTCGGCGCCAAGATCGGGAAGGTCAAGCCGTTCGACCTCGTCTTCCACGGCGGCTCGGGCTCGAGCGAGCAGGAGATCGCCGACGCTGTCTCGTACGGCACGATCAAGATGAACATCGACACCGACACCCAGTACGCGTACACGCGCCCCGTCGCCGACCACATGCTGAAGAACTACGACGGTGTGGTGAAGGTCGACGGCGAGATCGGTAACAAGAAGACCTACGATCCGCGCGTGTGGGGCGCCAAGGCCGAAGCTGGGATGGCGGCACGCCTCGTCGAGGCCACCCAGCAGCTCGGCTCGGCCGGAAAGACGTTCTGA
- the tkt gene encoding transketolase encodes MTQTADAIGTASDSTSLNWTAEDQRAVDTVRVLAADAVEKVGNGHPGTAMSLAPAAYLLFQKLMRHDPSDAEWLGRDRFILSPGHSSLTLYIQLFLAGYGLELEDLQSFRTWGSLTPGHPEYKHTKGVEITTGPLGQGLASSVGFAYSQRRLRGLLDPEAAPGTSPFDHTIWVIASDGDLQEGVTSEASSLAGHQELGNLVVVYDENHISIEDDTDISFTEDVLKRYESYGWHVQRVDWTRTGEYKEDVEELHAALLAAKAETSKPSIISLRTIIGYPAPKKQNTGKIHGSALGAEEVAAVKEVLGFDPAKSFEVEPAILAHARAAVDRGAAARREWDQAFKSWQAANPEAAALLQRIEAKQLPDGVDAVLPTFEAGKDVSTRAASGKVLNALGPVLPELWGGSADLAESNNTTIEGSPSFIPESRSTNAWKGNPYGRVLHFGIREHAAASIVNGISLHGPTRAFSGTFLIFSDYQRPAIRLSALMGVPSVYVWSHDSIGLGEDGPTHQPVEQLSTLRAIPGLDVVRPGDANEVGVAWKTILENHENPAGIVLTRQNIPTFARGEGAAEGDTFASAAGVAKGGYVLAEASKDGATVPAQVILIATGSEVHLAVQAREALQAEGIATRVVSMPCVEWFNKQDAAYRESVLPAAVTARVSVEAGLALGWKELVGDAGRSVSLEHFGASADYKRLFQEFGITTEAVVAAAKDSIAAAGN; translated from the coding sequence GTGACTCAGACAGCAGATGCGATCGGCACCGCGTCCGATTCCACGTCATTGAACTGGACGGCCGAGGACCAGCGCGCTGTGGACACCGTCCGGGTTTTGGCCGCGGACGCGGTGGAGAAGGTCGGCAATGGCCACCCGGGTACGGCGATGAGCCTCGCCCCGGCGGCGTACTTGCTGTTCCAGAAGCTGATGCGGCACGACCCCAGCGACGCTGAATGGCTGGGCCGTGACCGGTTCATCCTGTCGCCGGGACACTCGTCGCTGACGCTGTACATCCAGCTGTTCCTCGCCGGCTACGGGCTGGAGCTGGAAGACCTGCAGTCGTTCCGCACCTGGGGCTCGCTGACGCCGGGCCACCCGGAGTACAAGCACACCAAGGGCGTTGAGATCACCACCGGCCCGCTGGGCCAGGGCCTGGCGTCCTCGGTCGGTTTCGCCTACTCGCAGCGTCGCCTGCGCGGCCTGCTCGATCCCGAGGCCGCCCCCGGAACCTCGCCGTTCGACCACACCATCTGGGTCATCGCCTCCGACGGCGACCTGCAGGAAGGTGTGACGTCCGAGGCTTCGTCGCTGGCCGGACACCAGGAACTGGGCAACCTCGTCGTGGTCTACGACGAGAACCACATCTCGATCGAAGATGACACCGACATCTCCTTCACCGAGGACGTGCTCAAGCGCTACGAGTCCTACGGCTGGCACGTCCAGCGCGTGGACTGGACCCGCACCGGTGAGTACAAGGAAGACGTCGAGGAGCTCCACGCCGCGTTGCTGGCCGCCAAGGCCGAGACCTCGAAGCCGTCCATCATCTCGCTGCGCACCATCATCGGCTACCCCGCCCCGAAGAAGCAGAACACGGGCAAGATCCACGGTTCTGCGCTGGGCGCCGAGGAAGTCGCGGCGGTCAAGGAAGTTCTGGGCTTCGACCCCGCCAAGTCCTTCGAGGTCGAGCCGGCCATCCTGGCCCACGCTCGCGCCGCAGTGGACCGCGGAGCAGCCGCCCGTCGCGAATGGGACCAGGCCTTCAAGTCCTGGCAGGCCGCCAACCCCGAAGCTGCGGCACTCCTGCAGCGCATCGAGGCCAAGCAGCTGCCCGACGGTGTCGACGCCGTGCTGCCGACCTTCGAAGCCGGCAAGGATGTCTCGACCCGTGCCGCATCCGGCAAGGTCCTCAACGCGCTCGGCCCCGTGCTGCCCGAGCTCTGGGGCGGTTCGGCCGACCTGGCCGAGTCGAACAACACGACCATCGAGGGATCGCCGTCGTTCATTCCGGAATCGCGTTCGACGAACGCGTGGAAGGGCAACCCCTACGGACGGGTCCTGCACTTCGGCATCCGTGAGCACGCTGCCGCCTCGATCGTCAACGGCATCTCGCTGCACGGCCCCACCCGCGCGTTCTCCGGTACGTTCCTGATCTTCAGTGACTACCAGCGCCCGGCCATCCGCCTGTCCGCCCTGATGGGCGTGCCGTCGGTGTACGTGTGGTCGCACGACTCGATCGGTCTCGGCGAGGACGGCCCGACCCACCAGCCCGTGGAGCAGCTCTCGACGCTGCGTGCCATCCCCGGCCTGGATGTCGTTCGTCCCGGCGACGCCAACGAGGTCGGCGTGGCGTGGAAGACCATCCTGGAGAACCACGAGAACCCCGCAGGCATCGTGCTGACCCGTCAGAACATCCCGACCTTCGCCCGTGGCGAAGGTGCGGCCGAGGGTGACACCTTCGCGTCCGCAGCCGGGGTGGCCAAGGGTGGCTACGTGCTGGCGGAGGCCTCGAAGGACGGCGCCACCGTTCCGGCCCAGGTGATCCTGATCGCCACCGGCTCCGAGGTTCACCTGGCGGTCCAGGCCCGCGAAGCACTGCAGGCCGAGGGCATCGCCACTCGCGTGGTCTCGATGCCGTGTGTCGAGTGGTTCAACAAGCAGGACGCCGCCTACCGCGAGTCCGTGCTGCCCGCCGCTGTCACCGCCCGCGTCTCGGTCGAGGCCGGTCTGGCCCTGGGCTGGAAGGAACTGGTCGGCGACGCCGGTCGTTCCGTCAGCCTCGAGCACTTCGGTGCCTCGGCGGACTACAAGCGCCTGTTCCAGGAGTTCGGCATCACCACCGAAGCGGTTGTTGCTGCTGCCAAGGACTCCATCGCCGCCGCAGGCAACTGA
- the rpe gene encoding ribulose-phosphate 3-epimerase produces the protein MSASPQKCCINPSILSADFANLEAELARISNADAAHVDVMDNHFVPNLTIGLPVVQRLQKVSPIPLDAHLMIADADRWAPMFADAGLDSVTFHVEAAVAPIKLARELRARGSKAGMALRPATPVEPYLDMLSELDMLLIMTVEPGFGGQAFLDVTLPKIRRAREAVDGSGVNVAIQVDGGVTEENIARAAEAGANIFVAGSSVYGKPSPEEAIESLRKNAQLAFAK, from the coding sequence ATGTCCGCTTCACCGCAGAAATGCTGTATCAACCCCAGCATCCTCTCGGCCGACTTCGCCAACCTCGAAGCCGAGCTGGCTCGCATCAGCAACGCTGATGCTGCGCACGTGGATGTCATGGACAACCACTTCGTCCCGAACCTGACGATCGGTCTGCCGGTTGTTCAGCGCTTGCAGAAGGTGAGCCCGATTCCGCTGGACGCCCACCTGATGATCGCTGACGCCGACCGCTGGGCACCCATGTTCGCCGACGCCGGTCTGGACTCGGTGACGTTCCATGTCGAGGCGGCCGTCGCGCCCATCAAACTCGCCCGCGAACTTCGTGCGCGCGGGTCGAAGGCGGGCATGGCCCTGCGCCCGGCCACCCCGGTGGAGCCCTACCTGGACATGCTCTCCGAACTGGACATGCTGCTGATCATGACTGTGGAGCCGGGCTTCGGCGGGCAGGCCTTCCTGGACGTCACGCTGCCCAAGATCCGCCGGGCCCGCGAGGCGGTCGACGGTTCCGGCGTGAACGTGGCCATCCAGGTCGACGGTGGTGTCACCGAGGAGAACATCGCCCGCGCCGCGGAGGCCGGTGCCAACATCTTCGTGGCCGGATCTTCGGTGTACGGGAAGCCGTCCCCTGAGGAAGCCATCGAATCGCTGCGCAAGAACGCGCAGCTCGCATTCGCCAAATAA
- a CDS encoding ribose-5-phosphate isomerase codes for MRVHIATDHAGMELSSHLIEALSAKGYEMVNHGPAVYDAEDDYPAFCINAALAVVADQAAGVDALGIVLGGSGNGEQIAANKVKGVRAALVWNLDTAKLAREHNDANVVAVGGRQHSVEEATELIEAFLAEPFSNAERHVRRIGKIATYETTGEVVE; via the coding sequence ATGCGCGTTCATATCGCAACCGACCACGCCGGCATGGAGCTCAGCTCCCACCTGATCGAAGCGCTGTCAGCCAAGGGCTACGAGATGGTGAACCACGGGCCCGCGGTCTACGACGCCGAGGACGACTACCCGGCTTTCTGCATCAACGCCGCACTCGCGGTGGTGGCCGACCAGGCCGCCGGCGTGGACGCCCTCGGCATCGTGCTTGGCGGCTCGGGCAACGGTGAGCAGATCGCTGCGAACAAGGTCAAGGGCGTTCGCGCGGCCCTGGTGTGGAACCTCGACACGGCGAAACTGGCCCGCGAGCACAACGACGCCAACGTCGTTGCGGTGGGTGGCCGCCAGCACTCCGTCGAAGAGGCCACCGAACTGATCGAGGCGTTCCTGGCTGAGCCGTTCAGCAACGCCGAGCGCCACGTCCGGCGCATCGGCAAGATCGCCACCTACGAAACCACCGGCGAGGTCGTCGAGTAA
- the tal gene encoding transaldolase produces the protein MSNATPTAQLSGAGVSIWLDDLSRNRLDSGSLQKLIDEKSVVGVTTNPSIFQAAITTGNDYDAKIAELAARGANVEETIFEITTADVADACDLFAPVAAATDNVDGRVSIEVDPRLAWDAAGTIAEAKNLYKKVAKDNVLIKIPATREGLEAISAVLAEGISVNVTLIFSLERYRAVINAFQSGLEQAQSNGHDLSKIHSVASFFVSRVDTEIDKRLDALGTDEAKALKGKAGVANARLAYQVYEELFSTERWALLAKAGARPQRPLWASTGVKDPAYPDTLYVTELVAANVVNTMPEKTLDATFDHGVVTGDTITGKYDEAKEVLSAIEGLGISYDEVVALLESEGLDKFVASWKDLLADVEGALASAKKGS, from the coding sequence ATGAGCAACGCAACCCCCACTGCACAGCTTTCCGGAGCCGGCGTGTCGATCTGGCTCGATGACCTGTCCCGCAACCGCCTCGACAGCGGTTCGCTGCAGAAGCTGATCGACGAGAAGAGCGTCGTCGGTGTCACCACCAACCCGTCGATCTTCCAGGCCGCGATCACCACCGGTAACGACTACGACGCGAAGATCGCCGAGCTCGCCGCTCGCGGTGCCAACGTCGAAGAGACCATCTTCGAGATCACCACCGCCGACGTCGCCGACGCCTGCGACCTGTTCGCTCCGGTCGCCGCCGCCACCGACAACGTCGACGGACGCGTCTCCATCGAGGTCGACCCGCGCCTGGCGTGGGACGCCGCCGGAACCATCGCCGAGGCGAAGAACCTCTACAAGAAGGTCGCCAAGGACAACGTCCTGATCAAGATCCCGGCCACCCGTGAGGGCCTGGAAGCCATCAGCGCCGTCCTGGCCGAGGGCATCAGCGTCAACGTGACCCTGATCTTCTCGCTGGAGCGCTACCGCGCCGTGATCAACGCCTTCCAGTCGGGCCTGGAGCAGGCCCAGAGCAACGGCCACGACCTGTCGAAGATCCACTCGGTCGCGTCCTTCTTCGTCTCCCGCGTCGACACCGAGATCGACAAGCGCCTCGACGCGCTCGGCACCGACGAGGCCAAGGCGCTCAAGGGCAAGGCCGGTGTCGCCAACGCCCGCCTGGCCTACCAGGTCTACGAAGAGCTCTTCAGCACCGAGCGCTGGGCACTGCTGGCCAAGGCCGGCGCCCGCCCGCAGCGTCCCCTGTGGGCCTCGACCGGCGTGAAGGATCCGGCCTACCCGGACACCCTGTACGTCACCGAGCTCGTCGCTGCCAACGTGGTCAACACCATGCCGGAGAAGACCCTGGACGCCACGTTCGACCACGGCGTCGTCACCGGTGACACCATCACCGGCAAGTACGACGAGGCGAAAGAGGTGCTCAGCGCCATCGAGGGCCTCGGCATCTCCTACGATGAGGTCGTCGCACTGCTCGAGTCCGAAGGCCTGGACAAGTTCGTCGCCAGCTGGAAGGACCTCCTGGCCGACGTCGAGGGTGCCCTCGCGTCTGCCAAGAAGGGTTCCTGA
- the hxlA gene encoding 3-hexulose-6-phosphate synthase, with the protein MKLQVAIDLLTTEAALELAGKVAEYVDIIELGTPLIKAEGLSVITAVKKAHPDKIVFADMKTMDAGELEADIAFKAGADLVTVLGSADDSTIAGAVKAAQAHNKGVVVDLIGIEDKATRAQEVRALGAKFVEMHAGLDEQAKPGFDLNGLLAAGEKARVPFSVAGGVKVATIPAVQKAGAEVAVAGGAIYGAADPAAAAKELRAAIA; encoded by the coding sequence ATGAAGCTCCAAGTCGCCATCGACCTGCTGACCACCGAAGCCGCCCTCGAGCTGGCCGGCAAGGTTGCCGAGTACGTCGACATCATCGAACTGGGCACCCCCCTGATCAAGGCCGAAGGCCTGTCGGTCATCACCGCCGTCAAGAAGGCTCACCCGGACAAGATCGTCTTCGCCGACATGAAGACCATGGACGCCGGCGAGCTCGAAGCCGACATCGCGTTCAAGGCCGGCGCTGACCTGGTGACCGTCCTCGGCTCGGCCGACGACTCCACCATCGCGGGTGCCGTCAAGGCCGCCCAGGCCCACAACAAGGGCGTCGTCGTCGACCTGATCGGCATCGAGGACAAGGCCACCCGTGCACAGGAAGTTCGCGCCCTGGGTGCCAAGTTCGTCGAGATGCACGCTGGTCTGGACGAGCAGGCCAAGCCCGGCTTCGACCTGAACGGTCTGCTCGCCGCTGGTGAGAAGGCTCGCGTTCCGTTCTCCGTGGCCGGTGGCGTCAAGGTTGCCACCATCCCCGCGGTCCAGAAGGCCGGCGCAGAGGTTGCCGTCGCCGGTGGCGCCATCTACGGTGCAGCCGACCCGGCCGCCGCCGCGAAGGAACTGCGCGCCGCGATCGCCTGA
- a CDS encoding helix-turn-helix transcriptional regulator codes for MSTAIDHPLKAASLLTTDLPWPLLHTIASLAEAPLIQIAERLRAATLPYLKSSALVIFTEDCTGRPQKKAGAEEIISRVSITELDALRASLGDETFWSGKAELAGEPRPLYALKHASSGALLVLTDPEPAIGADHDAGLDLVTYLWRIAAQRIQEKVADAPPSYLLESRAASAERVRVTAELTDLHSTTLETLLAALRSSSLDDAAARTTVTDLAAKALVGLRTHSDRTTGLVEVPVAIAFERLREDLRPLTRFSGLEIEFIEPPQNGRALPGEVAHAGRAIVRGLVLAMMEQPEISRVRTQWDCDGENLLINVRDDGRGMLAPDAPSIGRLDRQVQALAGQLRVEVMPRWGADVFVTLPLDLPARPAAAGDIAGWDLAPRELEVLQHLVAGQRNRTIALTLGISENTVKFHVRNLFRKLDVSSRTEAIALANSHGLR; via the coding sequence ATGAGCACAGCCATCGACCACCCGCTGAAGGCAGCCTCCTTGCTCACCACGGACCTGCCGTGGCCGCTTTTGCACACCATCGCCTCCTTGGCCGAGGCCCCGCTCATCCAGATAGCAGAGCGCCTACGCGCCGCTACCCTCCCCTACCTGAAAAGCAGTGCGCTGGTCATCTTCACGGAAGACTGCACGGGCCGGCCGCAGAAGAAGGCGGGTGCCGAAGAGATCATCTCGCGGGTCTCCATCACCGAACTCGATGCGCTTCGCGCCAGCCTGGGCGACGAAACATTCTGGTCCGGCAAAGCTGAGCTGGCCGGCGAGCCGCGCCCGCTGTATGCCCTCAAGCACGCCTCCAGTGGCGCCCTCCTCGTCCTCACGGATCCGGAGCCGGCGATCGGTGCGGACCACGACGCCGGGCTGGACCTGGTGACGTATCTGTGGCGCATCGCTGCCCAGCGCATCCAGGAGAAAGTGGCCGACGCACCGCCGTCGTACCTGCTGGAGTCGCGGGCGGCCTCGGCTGAACGGGTCCGCGTGACGGCAGAACTGACCGATCTGCATTCCACCACCCTGGAGACCCTGCTCGCGGCCCTGCGCTCGTCTTCCCTGGACGACGCGGCCGCACGCACGACCGTCACCGACCTCGCCGCCAAGGCGCTGGTCGGGCTACGGACGCACAGCGATCGCACGACGGGCCTGGTCGAGGTGCCCGTTGCCATAGCCTTCGAACGCCTGCGTGAGGACCTGCGTCCGCTCACGCGCTTCAGCGGCCTCGAGATCGAATTCATCGAACCGCCGCAGAACGGTAGGGCGCTGCCCGGCGAGGTCGCGCACGCGGGACGTGCCATCGTCCGCGGCCTCGTGCTGGCCATGATGGAGCAGCCCGAGATCAGCCGAGTGCGGACGCAGTGGGACTGCGACGGTGAGAACCTGCTGATCAATGTGCGCGACGACGGTCGAGGCATGCTCGCCCCCGACGCGCCGAGCATCGGCCGCCTCGACCGCCAGGTCCAGGCGCTCGCCGGGCAGCTGCGGGTCGAAGTCATGCCGCGCTGGGGTGCCGACGTATTCGTCACGCTGCCGCTGGACCTGCCCGCCCGGCCGGCCGCCGCCGGGGACATCGCCGGATGGGACCTCGCCCCCCGGGAACTTGAAGTGCTACAGCACCTGGTCGCCGGGCAGCGCAACCGCACGATCGCCCTGACGCTGGGGATCAGCGAGAACACCGTCAAGTTCCATGTGCGGAACCTGTTCCGCAAGCTCGACGTCAGCTCACGCACCGAGGCCATCGCACTGGCGAACAGCCACGGCCTGCGCTGA
- the zwf gene encoding glucose-6-phosphate dehydrogenase, with translation MSADHGDSSARPGRNLLRDPRDRRLNRIAGPSSLVLFGVTGDLARKKLVPAVYDLANRGLLPPSFALVGFGRREWTNEDFVAEVKANVKAYARTPFDESVWEQLSQGIRFVQGAFDDETAFKRLRATLEELDDQRGTRGNYAFYLSIPPKAFEQVCRQLSESGLAQAENDKWRRVVIEKPFGHDLESARQLNDVVESVFPPDAVFRIDHYLGKETVQNILALRFANQLFEPLWNANYVDHVQITMAEDIGTGGRAGYYDGVGAARDVIQNHLLQLLALTAMEEPISFDADDLRAEKEKVLAAVKLPDDLSTHSARGQFTGGWQGGEKVLGYLEEEGIPADSTTETYAAIRVDINTRRWAGVPFYLRAGKRLGRRVTEIAVVFKRAPNLLFRDFAEDDFGQNAVVIRVQPDEGATIRLGSKVPGTQTEVRDVTMDFGYGHSFTESSPEAYERLILDVLLGEPPLFPRHNEVELSWKILDPFEAYWAGLDEQPEPYAPGSWGPASATELLARDGRTWRRP, from the coding sequence ATGTCCGCTGACCACGGTGATTCGAGTGCGAGGCCCGGGCGCAACCTGCTCCGGGATCCGCGCGATCGTCGCTTGAACCGCATCGCCGGTCCGTCCTCCCTCGTCCTCTTCGGCGTCACCGGAGATCTCGCCCGCAAAAAACTCGTGCCCGCGGTGTACGACCTCGCCAACCGCGGTCTGTTGCCCCCGAGCTTTGCCCTGGTGGGCTTCGGCCGGCGCGAATGGACAAACGAGGACTTCGTCGCCGAGGTCAAGGCGAACGTCAAGGCCTATGCCCGTACCCCGTTCGACGAGTCCGTATGGGAGCAACTCTCCCAGGGCATCCGCTTCGTGCAAGGCGCGTTCGACGACGAGACGGCGTTCAAGCGGCTGCGCGCGACGCTGGAGGAACTCGACGATCAGCGCGGTACGCGCGGCAATTACGCGTTCTACCTTTCGATTCCGCCCAAGGCCTTCGAACAGGTCTGCCGCCAACTCTCCGAATCCGGACTGGCGCAGGCCGAGAACGACAAGTGGCGCCGAGTGGTGATCGAGAAGCCGTTCGGGCACGACCTCGAATCGGCCCGCCAACTCAACGATGTCGTCGAGTCCGTGTTCCCGCCGGACGCCGTGTTCCGGATCGACCATTATCTGGGCAAGGAGACGGTCCAGAACATCCTGGCCCTGCGCTTCGCCAACCAGCTCTTCGAGCCGCTCTGGAACGCCAACTACGTCGACCACGTCCAGATCACCATGGCCGAGGACATCGGCACCGGCGGCCGGGCCGGCTACTACGACGGGGTGGGCGCGGCCCGCGACGTCATCCAGAACCACCTGCTTCAGCTCTTGGCCCTGACGGCCATGGAGGAACCGATCTCGTTCGACGCCGACGATCTGCGTGCCGAGAAGGAGAAGGTCCTGGCCGCGGTCAAGCTGCCCGACGACCTGTCGACCCACTCGGCCCGCGGACAGTTCACCGGCGGCTGGCAGGGTGGCGAAAAGGTCCTGGGCTACCTGGAAGAAGAAGGCATCCCGGCGGACTCCACCACCGAGACCTATGCGGCCATCCGCGTGGACATCAACACCCGGCGCTGGGCCGGAGTGCCGTTCTACCTGCGCGCCGGCAAACGCCTGGGCCGCCGCGTGACGGAAATCGCCGTGGTGTTCAAGCGGGCACCCAACCTGCTGTTCCGTGATTTCGCCGAGGACGACTTCGGCCAGAACGCCGTCGTGATCCGGGTCCAGCCCGACGAGGGCGCCACGATCCGACTGGGGTCCAAGGTCCCGGGCACCCAGACCGAGGTCCGCGACGTCACCATGGACTTCGGCTACGGCCACTCCTTCACCGAGTCGAGCCCCGAGGCCTACGAACGCCTCATCCTCGATGTGCTGCTGGGCGAACCGCCGCTGTTCCCCCGGCACAACGAAGTCGAATTGTCCTGGAAGATCCTCGATCCTTTCGAGGCCTACTGGGCCGGCCTCGATGAGCAGCCAGAACCGTACGCACCCGGAAGCTGGGGCCCCGCCTCGGCCACTGAGTTACTTGCCCGCGACGGGCGGACCTGGAGACGGCCATGA